The genomic window CTTCTGGAAGGTTTATTCCCGTTTAATGGTTCCCCTGCTTACCAGTAAAGTTAAAAGATACGCCTTCTATGGTCTTACACTTACCCTTATGGGTCTGTCGGTGGGTCTTCTGCTTACCAAAGTGGTAGTGGTTAAGATGCTACCTTATGATAACAAAAGCGAGCTTCAGATAGTTATAGACATGCCAGAGGGCACAACTCTTGAGAAGACCCTTGAGGTGACAAAGGCTATAGGAGACTACATCTCAAGACAGTCCATAGTGACCGATTATCAGGTATATGTGGGAACAGCCTCACCCTTTAACTTCAACGGACTTGTAAGACACTATTATCTGCGTCAAGGTTCAAACCTTGCGGACATTCAGGTAAACCTCATAAACAAGGACAAACGTCAAGAGCAGTCTCATGATTTTGCAAAAAGGATAAGACCTGCGGTTCATGAAATAGCCCAAAAATACGGTGTCAAGTATGTAGCGGTGGTGGAAGTCCCACCAGGTCCGCCAGTGCTTTCTCCCATAGTGGCAGAAGTTTATGGTCCAGACCTAAAGACTCAGCAAGACTTCGCCAGAGAGGTGCTTAAGGTTTTCAAAGAGAGCAAAAGTGTAACAGATGAAGGCATATACCTTGAAGACCCTGCACCTCTGCTCAGGCTTGTAGTAAAAGAAGACAAGGCAAAACTTGCTGGATTTTCAAGACAAGAGATAGTATACACATTACAAGCCCTCCTCGGAGGCTATCAGGCTGGCATAATACAAAACACAGACACAGAACATACTCCCATAATTGTTAGGTTTGACGAAAAATACAGAACCCTTGAAACCTTGAAAATGCTCCAAATTCCCACAAAGGATGGCAAAAGAGTGCCACTATCGGAGATTGTGGAAGTAAAGGAAGACACCATACCAACCACCATATACCGTAAGAACTTAAGACGCGTGGTGTATGTGATAGGCGACGTGGCGGGAAGAGAAGAAGCACCTTTCTATGGCATTCTTGATGTGAGGTCTCAGATAAAGAACTTACCGAACCCTTACGGAGAGGTGAAGGAGCTTTGGATGTCTCTGCCTCTTATAGAGGATGGTATTTATGTTAAGTGGGATGGAGAGATGCACATAACCCTTGAGGTCTTCAGAGACCTTGGTTTAGCCTTTGGCGTTGCCCTCTTTGTCATGTATGTCCTTATACTGGGCTGGTTTAAGGACTTCAAGATACCAGGTATAATCATGGCACCCATACCCCTCACATTGGTTGGTATAATCCCAGGGCATCTTATAATGAACGCCTTCTTTACAGCCACATCTATGATAGGCTTTATTGCCCTTGCGGGTATAATAGTGAGAAACTCCATCCTTTTGGTGGACTTTGCAGAAGAGAGGATAAAGGACGGAGTGCCACCTCACCTTGCAGTAGTAGAAGCAGGAGTAATAAGGACAAGACCTATTCTCCTTACCGCTATAGCGGTTATAGTGGGTGCCTTTGTTATAATCTTTGACCCCATTTTCAACGGTCTTGCCATATCTCTAATATTCGGAACCATAGGCTCTACAACCCTCACCCTTGTGCTTATACCTGTGATGTATTACGCAAGCAGGGTAAAGAAAATGGAGACCCTGCCCACTGCGGAAGAGGTGCAAAGGGATATTCTCAGATAATAATCAGGCTGTCTGTAGTGCCAAAGGGGTTAGGAACCTGCTGGTCTGCGGACAGCTCATTTTCCCAGTATTGTCCGTCAATAAGGTATTTAAACCGGTAGCTCCTGCCAGTCTTTAGTCTCTTGCTTATCCAAAAAGTCCCATCCTTTTTCCTGCGCATGGGCTCTGGTTTCCAATCGTTCCACTCACCTACAACCTCAACCCTTTGTGCATCATCCCTTTTTACATAGAAGCTCACCACGCATGTGTTTTTGCCTTCTTGATAGCTCTTCCTTATCATTGGCCACCCCCCTGCGTAATTTATAATTCAGTTTAACCCATAAACCTTGCCTTCTGTTATAATAGACCCTTATCTGAAGGATGAACCTAAGCCAAGAAGAGGTAAATAGACTATCAAGGGACTACAAGGTAATACCTCTATACGCAGAGTTTATGGCGGATACAGAGACGCCTCTTTCTGTTTATCTTAAGCTCAAAGAAGGTTGGAAGTATAGTTTGCTTTTGGAGAGTGCGGAGGGTGGAGTTAAATGGGGTAGGTATTCTTTCGTAATACTTGCAAATACCTTCCATTACGCTTGGAAAAGTGGAATAGCATACCTATACGAAGGGGGAAGGGTTAAGCTCTTTGAAAAGAGAGACCCACTAAGACCAATAAAGCTCTTGCTTGAAGACTTTAAAGCCTATCATGACCCATCTCTTCCAAGGTTTTGGGGAGGCTTTGCAGGTTATGTGGGCTACGACATTATAAAGTGCTACGAGCCTATAGAGGATAAAAAGCCAGACACTCTTGAGGTTTTTGACCTTTTCTTTATCCTTAGTGATGTGGTGGTGGTGCATGACAACCTAAGCGGTAGTTTGAAGGTTATAGTGCCTTTGCATGCAGATAGGGACATATCAAGAGAATATGAAAGGGCAAAAGGGCTCATAGAAGACATAAAAGAGAGGATTTTCACTACTTGCGTCTATCCTATGCACTTTCCTCAGAGAGCTATAGACCTCAAAGAATGGCGTTCAAACTACACAAAAGAGGAGTTTATGAGTTTGGTAAAAAGGGCAAAGGAGTATGTGGAGCAGGGAGATATAGTGCAGGTGGTTTTGTCTCAAAGGTTTAGTAAGGTCTTTTCTGGAGAGCCAGAGGGCATATACAGGTCTTTGAGATTTCTAAACCCATCACCCTATATGTATTACATGGACTTTGGAGACCTAAAGGTAATAGGCTCTTCTCCAGAGGTCTTGGTAAGGCTTGAGGGGAGCAGGATAGAAACAAGACCCATAGCGGGGACAAGAAGGAGGGGAGAAACTCCCGAGGAGGACTTGGCTCTTGAGAGGGAGCTCCTGCAAGATGAGAAGGAAAGGGCGGAACACTTAATGCTTGTAGACCTGGCAAGAAACGATGTGGGACGCGTAAGCAAGCCAGGAAGCGTAAGGGTAGAGGGCTTTATGAGGGTAGAAAGGTATTCTCATGTTATGCATATGGTGAGCGATGTAATAGGTGAGCTAAAGGATGGTCTTTCTGCGGTGGACGTTTTGAAGGCTCTATTTCCTGCGGGGACAGTGTCTGGTGCACCCAAGGTTAGAGCCATGCAGATAATAGAGGAGCTTGAAAAGGAAAGAAGAAGCATATACGCAGGGGCGGTGGGTTATATATCCTTTGAAGGGAACATGGATATGGCAATAGCCATAAGAACTGCGGTGCTACTAAGAGACCAGGTTTTTCTCCAAGCAGGTGCAGGCATAGTGGCGGACTCTGACCCAGAAAAGGAGTGGTTAGAAACTGTAAATAAGGCAAAAGCTCTTATGAAGGCTGTAGCTATGGCTGAGTCAATCCACGAACAAAGATAAACTCTTTATACCCTTCTCCTTGAAGAGTTCCCTTTTTATCATAGCCTTAAAAAGCTCTTGGTCTTGCTTAAAACTTGCAAACTTCTTCATAAGGATTGCTTTTTGCTCCCTGCTTAGTTCATCCCACAATTTTTTGGCTATTTCAGAAGAAAGGCTTTGTAGGATTTCCTCCGCACTTTGCATATCCTCTGGCATTTTTACTTGTATCTTTCTTCCTAAAATCTCTTCCGCAAGCCTTAGTTTTTTGAGAAACCTTTCCTTCCAGTCCAGACCTTGTGAAGTTTTCTTGATATAGAACCTTTTCAGTTTTTGTATCTGCTCAAAGCTCATAAAAAGTGGTAGCTTTGAGGCTCTATTTGGAGGATGGAAAAGAAAAAACCTTTTTATACCTTCTTTCACCACTTCAAGGGGGTAGCCTTCCTCTTCAAGAAACTTCAAAAACCACCTATCTCTTGGCGAAAGAAAAAAGTCTCCCTTTATCTGCAGTATAAAGTCCTTAAGTTCTCTGTAATAGCTCATGGGCTCTTTTTAGCACCTCTTCGTGGCTAAGTAATGTTCTAAAACCCTCGGGGCTAAAATGTGTTCTTGTGCCTTCAAAGACCTCTAAAAACCTTTCTATAGTGGGTGATTGTCCTATGCGAAAGGTTTTGCATATGGAAGAGATAGTATAAAAGCCCAAGGTTTGAGCTCTTGACTCATCTTTTATTCTTTTTAAGAGCTTATTGGTGTTTTCTGAGATTTCTACCATGCCTCTCGTTTCCCATAACCTTTGGACAAGCTCCTCATCCCAAAGGTTTCCAAGCCAAAGAGGTCCTGCAACCAAAAGTCTATTCTTGCAATGAGGGCACTCATGCCTTATGTTCTCCACCTGCACACCCTCTCTGTATAGACACCTATCGCAGTAGAGCAAAAAGCCTATTTGTCTTATAAGAGCGTTGGTCCTTTTTGGTCCTATGTCCTTTATGAAGAAGGCTCTCATATAGTGCCTGTAGGAATAGGAAAACACTGGCTTTAGAGCGTAGTCCATCTTTGCACCTTCTTCTACTACCTTTTTTATGAGGATGCGTAAGCCTACCTCGTGGTAAAACTCCGCACTGAGAAGGGGCTTTGAGCCATATCTTCTTTGACAGGTTTCTGGATATGTGCCAGAAAGCACAGAAGTATCTGTGGCACTTACAGCCAGCAAGCCATACCTTGCCAAAGGCAGTATACCGCCTTCTAAGAAGGGCACGGGTGAGCCAAAGGGGTCTATATCCACATAGTGGCAGTTTCTGAGTTTTCTAAGAAGAAGGCTTGCATCTTCCTTGTATACTTCCACTTTATCTTCTGGAATGTTATGAGACCTCAAAAGGTTCAGAAAGAACTCTACCGCAGAAGGGCTTATGTCATTGTATATGGCTTTTTTAACCTTGTTGGTCTCAAGCAAAAACCTCATAAGCCTTATACCGCTTGCACCCATGGGGTCGCAGACTGTAAGGTCTTGGCTTGGCATGTTCAAGAGCATAAGAAGGCTTATGTCCCTGTTTTCCCTCATGTGTGGGTTATAAAAGACCTGCATCTTTGAAGAGACAACCTCTGGAAGCTCAATGTCCAAAAGGACCTTTCCCTCTCTTATCATGAGAGGCGATAGCCCTTTACCGTATCTACGAGAAGTTTTACTTTGCTTAGCTCCATATCTGGCATAAGACCATGTCCTAAGTTAAAAACATACTTGGTCTTTCTTGGTATACATCTGAGAAACTCAAGGGTCTTTTTTTGAAGGCTTTCCTCATCACAGTAAAGAAGTGTAGGGTCAAGGTTTCCCTGAAAGGCTTTTGAGCTTTCTTTCATGGCAGAGACCATATCCACCGTCCAGTCTACAGAAAAAGCATCCACTGGCAAGTTTTCAAGGGCTCTTAAAAAAGAGCCAGAGCCTCTGAAAAAGTATATAACTGGTTTGTCTGTATGTTTTTTTAGCTCTTCAAAGAAGGGTTTTAGATAAGTGTAGACATACTCCTCAAAGTCTTCGTAAGAGAGGTGCATTGCCCAGCTATCAAAGACCTGCAAAAGGTCCGCACCAGCCCTTATTTGACCAATAAGGTATTCAAGTAAGTTTTCACAAAGCAGTTTCATAAGGTCCGCATATTGCTCTGAAGTCCACATAAAGAGCTTGGTCTTCTTAAAGTCCTTGCTTGAGCGTCCCTTTACCATATAAGACATAAGAGTAAAAGGAGCACCACTAAAGCCTATCACTGGCACATCTTTGACCTGAGCCTTTACCCTTCTTATGACCTCTCCCACAAACTCCACCTGAGAAAAGGATATTTTCCTTAAACTCTTTACACTTCCATCCCATTCAAGCCTTGGACCCTCACCCTCAAGAAACTCTACCTTAACGCCCATAGGCTCAAGGGGGACAAGGATATCGGAAAAGATTATCACCGCATCCACTTGGAGAAGCTCTACAGGTAAAAGGCTTACCCTACTTGCAAGGTTTACGTTTTTGCAAAAGCTGAGAAAATCCTTCTCTTTTTCTCTAAGCTCTCTATACTGGGGCATGTATCTACCTGCTTGACGCATAAGCCAAACAGGAAAGCGTGGGATTTTCTCTCCTTTAAGGCTTTTCAAAAGAAGCATGGTTTAATATCTTAGCATATTTTTCACCCCCGGGGGAGGGGGTGAGGGAGGAGGTGAGCCATGGGGTTGCTGGGGTATGAGATATAATAATATAGCATGAACTTTACAAAATTGCAAGGGTCTGGAAACGACTTTATAGTTATAGACAACAGAGATGGCAAGGTATACGAGCTTTTAAAGAGGCTTGAGCTTGATATAAAAGACTTTGTGATAGCACTCTGCAAGCAACACACGGGTATAGGTGCGGATGGGCTTATCCTTATAGAAGACCCTCAAGACCCAAAGAACCACTTCAAATGGCAGTTTTTTAACTCCGATGGCTCTGTGGCGGAGATGTGTGGCAACGGCTCTCGCTGTGCGGTAAGGTTTGCCTATGAGAAGGGTATAGTAGGCGAAGAAGTGCGTTTTGAGACCCTTGCGGGTGTGATAAAAGCGTGGGTCAAGGAAGGTGGAAAAAGAGTAAAGGTACAGCTTACAAGCCCAAAGGACCACAGAGAGGTATCTTTGCAGGTAGATGGTCTCCATATTGAAGGTAGCTTTATAAACACGGGCGTGCCTCACTTTGTGGCAGTGGTGGAAAACCTGCAAGACCTAAATTTGGTAAAGCTGGGAAGGGCTATAAGGTTTCACAAAGAGTTTGAGCCTAAGGGCACGAATGTGAACTTTATAGAGAAGCTCTCAGACAAGGCTATAAGGATAAGAACTTACGAAAGAGGTGTGGAAGGAGAGACCCTTGCCTGTGGAACTGGAGCAACCGCATCAGCCATAGTGGCTTATATGAAGGGTTTGGTAAAGGAAAAGCCTGTGGAAGTGCATACAAAGGGTGGTGAAATTCTCCGAATTGACTTTAGCGAGGGCTTAAGGGAAGTATTCCTTGAGGGTGCGGTCTGCAAGGTTTTTGAAGGCTTTTTCTCAGAAGAAGACCTGCTTTGCATGAGATAGCTCACAGATAGGCACAATATAGGAGCTTATAATTCTACCTATGGCACAGATAATAGTGGCGGAGCATGCAGGTTTTTGTTTTGGAGTAAGAAGGGCTATAAACCTTGCGGAAGAGGCGGTAAAGGATACACATTTAGACAGAAAAGTCCTCAGCATGGGTCCCCTCATACACAACCCTCAGGAAGTTAAAAGACTTGAAGGCAAGGGTCTTATGCTTTTAGAAGATGAAAGCATGCTAGATGAAAACAGCACGGTGATAGTGCGTTCTCATGGCATACCACCACAGAAGGAAAGGGAGCTCCTTTCAAAGGGTGTAAGGCTTGTGGACGCTACATGCCCCTTTGTAAAGGCGGTTCATGAGGCGGTGGTAAAGCTCTGCAAAGAGGGATACTTTGTGGTGCTTGTGGGAGAGAAAAACCATCCAGAAGTGATAGGCACTTTGGGATACCTACAAGAGTGTGGTGGCAAAGGTGTGGTGGTGGAAAGCAAAGAAGACCTAAAGGCGGTTCTTGGAAAGGAAAAGGTTGGCATAGTGGCACAAACTACTCAAAACGAACAGTTTTTCAAAGAGGTGGTAGGTGAAATAGCCTTGTGGGCAAGGGAAGTAAAAGTGATAAACACCATATGCAACGCCACCTCTGAGCGTCAAGAGGATGTATACAAGCTTGCTCCACAAGTGGATGTGATGGTTATAGTAGGTGGGAAAAACAGCGGAAATACAAGAAGGCTTTATGAGATATCCAAATCTCTAAACTCCAACAGCTACCATATAGAAACACCAGAGGAGCTAAGAAGGGAATGGTTTGAAGGAGCTCAAAAAATAGGTCTTACCGCTGGTGCGTCAACCCCTGACTGGATAATACAGGCGGTGGTAGACAGGATAAAAGAGCTTATAATTTAAACCATGAGGCTTTTATTAACTCTCTTGCTACTTTTGAAGCTAAGCCTTGCCCAAGACCTATACACAGAGTTTATAAGGTCTCAAGTTAAAGAAATACCCCTCAACAAGGCTATCGTGGTAGGTAAAGGGAAAAGGGAGCTTATAACCTTTATAAACCCTGACTGTGGACACTGCAGGAAAGAGTGGCAAGCCCTAAGACCTCACTTAGACAAGGTAAAGGTCTATGTTTTTCTTTTACCTTTTAGGAGCTTTCCAGAAAGCCACGCCAAGTCTTATTACATAGCCTGCTCAAAGGATAAACTAAAAGCACTTGATGAAGTCCTATCTGGAAAGTTTGACGGAAGAACTCCACAGGTAAAGGAGTGTCCTCTTGTTTATGAGCACATAAAGATAGCGGAAAAGTTAAATGTGCAAGGAACTCCATACAACATAATACTTGGGAGCTACAAGGTTATAGAAGGCTATAGCCCAGCTCTCTTGGAACATCTTGGCATTAGATGATAGTAGTGGTTATGGGTCTTTCTGGCTCTGGCAAATCCTTTCTTGCAAGCATACTCCACCAGGACTTTGGCTTTGAATGGCTAAGGAGCGACCTAATAAGAAAGGAGCTTGCTGGTATAAACCCTTATGAGAGTGCTAAATCTGGCTACGGTGAAGGTATATATTCACAAGAATGGACAAAAAGAGTTTATGAGGAGATGATAAGAAGGGCTAAAGAATTGGTCTGTAGTGGTAAAAATGTAGTGCTTGATGCAACTTTCCTTCAGGATTGGCAAAGAGAACTGGTAAAGAAAAGCTTTCCAAATGCTATATTTCTGCTTGCTTATGCAGATGAACAGGTTGTGATTAAAAGACTTAGGGAAAGGCGCGACGTATCTGATGCGGACGTTGAGGTGTATTTAAAGCAAAAAGAAAATTTTGTCCCACCTTCCTATGCAATACCTATAGATACAAACAAAAGCAGAGACGAACTTAAGGTTGTCCTGCAGGAGATACTCCAAAGGCTTGAGAGGAAAGACATTCAAGAGAACGCTCTATAGGGTTTTCCTTTTCCAGCTTGCAGTCAGGGTTTATACCCTTATCGGTAGTCACAAGCTCACCACTTGGAAGTTTCATCTCAAAGGTTATAAGCCTTAGCACATTACCGCAGGAGTCAAGGATATACATGTTGCTCCCTACATACTTGCCCACGGTGTTTTCCCCCACTATAACTGCACCCGCATACCTTCTAAGCAAAGTGGCTACCAGCTCCGAGGCGGAGGCGGTGTGTTTATTAACAAGCACAATAATCGGTTTATTAAAGCTCTGTCTGTTTGTGAACTGATAAACCCCTAAGTTCCTTCCTCTGCCCTCAAGGTAGAACATAACACCCTCACCCCCTATCAACATATCCACTATACTTTTGGCTACAGAGATAAGCCCACCACCGTTATCCCTTAGGTCAAGTATAAGGACATCTATGTTGTTGGCGTTGAATTTTTCCATAACCTCCCTAAACTGCTCTACCGCAGGCTGTGTAAAGTTTACGAGTTTTATATATCCTATCTTTTTGTCTCCATGATCTATTATCCTCACCTCTTCTATTACGGGCACGGAGAATTCACCCTTTAAAACCTTTATCTCCATAAACAACCCTTCCCTTATTATTTCAAGGTTTATGATTCCTCCCTTTTCTACCTCTCTTATAACTCTCCTCCACTGGTTTTTGTCATTTACACCGTTTATGGCTAATATAAGGTCACCCTCTCTGACACCATGCTGTTCTGCGGGAGACTTGGGAAAAACCTTAACCACATAACCCTTGTCATCCCATCGCACACCCAAACCTATCATTTTTGAACTTGAATACCAAAGCCTATCTTCCTCCTGTCTTGTTATAGAAGTCCAACGGTCACCTATCTTTCTTAGATGGTCTATTAGCTCCTGCTCACTTTTCCACTGACTATCCTTTATCCTATCCCACCAAAGATAATGCCTTTCCATGAGTGCGACAACTTTCTTTAAGAGTTCTTCCCTGGAGCAGTCTTCCCCTGCAAAGGATACATGCAGGAGCAAAAGCACAAGCAAAAAGGACATACCCATGGAAGTTCAGCTAAAGAAATATAATTCTGTTGACAAAAACTTCAAGGGTTATAACTTATAAACACCTACTATTAACTTTTTAGGAGGCAAGGCATGTACTATGTGGCTGAGGTCATAAACGAAGAGTGCAGTAAGTACAACTGCAAGCAGTGCACCCTCTTTTGTCCTGAGCCCAACACCCTTATGTATACTGATGAGGAGCATCATGCCTTCGTGGTGCAAGAACGGTGCAAGGGCTGTGCCTTGTGTGTCTATGTCTGCGTAAATCTCTTAAAGAGAAACGCCATCCACATGGTCATGCCGGAAGTGCATGCGGAGAAGTAAGGCATGGCAGTAAGGGAAAAGCTCTGGACTTATGAGGATTATTTCCAGCTTGAGGATGAAAAAAGGTATGAGATAATTGACGGAGAGCTCCTTGAAATGCCAGCACCAAGCCTAAGGCATCAGAAGGTTATTTGGAATCTTGCCTATGTCTTTAGAAGATATCAAGAGAAAAAAAAACGCGGAGATTTCTATCTTGCTCCAGTGGATGTGGTTCTTTCTCAAGAGCATGTGGTTCAGCCAGACCTTGTCTTTGTCTCAAAGGATAGGCTTTCTATAGCAAGGGATAAAGGTATATTTGGTGCTCCAGACCTCGTAGTGGAAGTGGTCTCTCCATCTACCTTTAAAAGGGATACAGAGGACAAGAGAAGGCTATACGCCAAGCATGGCATAAAGGAGTATTGGCTTGTGTTTCCAGAGGAGAGGGTGGTGGAAGTACTTACCTTGAAGGGAGATGAGTATGAAGTATTCTCCCACGCCTTTGAAAGCGGAAAGGTTTGTTCAAAACTTCTTGAAGATTTTTGTCTAAATTTAGAAGAAATTTTTTAAGGAGGTAAACTATGGCAATACTTGGACCGTCAGGCTTTTCACCCTATCCTGTGGCTGTTTATGAGGGTATTTTGAATCCTCCACCGGGCAAGGCTCTAATGTTTAACGAGATCGTAGAAGAAGAGCTTGCTATGAGAGAAGCTGCGAAGGCAATGCTCACAAGACCTAACCCCACCATATTCCCAGGTCCTCAGGTTCTTTATGCTTGGAACGAGGAGGCAAAGGAAAAGGCAAGGTTAGTAAAGAAGATGGCACAGGTTCTTGGTGCAAAGATTATTCCCATGTATGACTACAGACCTAAATATCCCAAAATAAACCCAGCGGTGGAAATAAACCCTAACCATCCAAACCTTACCATATGGCACAACAAGATAAAGGCGTGCATATTCGTAGGCGTGCATTGCCACTATGCCAATGTAGCTCTCAAGATAATAAGGGCTGAAACGGACTGCTTTACCATAGCCATGTGCGGTATGGCAGGGCATGAAGATGCTATGATAACACTCAGAGACCAGCATATAGAAGAGATGGAAAAGTTCATAAATATCGCAGAGGAGGTAAAGAGGGAGCTAGGAAAATGAAAACCCGGGAAAGGCTTTGGACTTATGAGGACTACCTAAGCCTTGAGGAAGAAAAGAGGTATGAGATAATCAATGGAGAGCTTTTTGAAATGCCAGCACCCAGTGTTAGACATCAGGAAATTCTAAAAAGGCTTGTGAGGCTCTTTCAGATAGTAGAGGATAAAAAGCTGGGGCTTTACTATTTCTCACCAATAGACGTGGTGCTTTCAGAGAAGGACGTTCTCCAGCCAGACCTTGTGGTAGTGCTTAAGGAGAATTTGTCCATAGTTCAAGAGAGGGGCATCTTTGGCGTTCCAGACCTTGTGGTGGAAATTGTCTCTGCCAGCTCCTACAAAAGGGACACAGAGGACAAAAAAAGGCTATATGCAAACTATGGTGTAAAGGAATACTGGCTTGTGCTTCCAGAGCTAAGGCTCATTGAAGTGCTTACCCTTCAAGAGGGTGAATACAGAGCTTTTTCCTTTGCCTGTGAAAGGGGCAAGGTGTGTTCAAAGGTGGTTGAGGGTTTGTGTGTGGAGTTGGAAGGAGTGCTACCATGATAGCAGAGAAGGTCTGGACTTATGAAGACTATCTAAGCCTTGATGAAGAAAAGAGGTATGAGATAATTGACGGGGAGCTATTTGAAATGCCAGCACCCAGCGTTAGACATCAAGAGATATCTGGTAGGTTGTATGTGAAACTTTTCAACTACATAGTGGAGAGCTCTCTTGGGATAGTCCTTTACGCTCCTATAGACGTGGTGCTTTCAGAGAAGGACGTTCTCCAGCCAGACCTTGTGGTGGTGCTTAAGGAGAATTTGTCCATAGTTCAAGAAAGAGGTATCTTTGGCGTTCCAGACCTTGTGGTGGAAATTGTCTCTGCCAGCTCCTACAAAAGGGACACAGAGGACAAAAAAAGGCTATATGCAAACTATGGTGTAAAGGAATACTGGCTTGTGCTTCCAGAGCTAAGGCTCATTGAAGTGCTTACCCTTCAAGAGGGTGAATACAGGGCTTTCTCCTTCGCCTGTGAAAGGGGCAAGGTTTGCTCAAAACTGGCTGATGGTTTGTGCATAGACCTTGAGGAGGTCTTTCGGTGATAAAAATCAGCTTGCTTATCGCCACCTTTTATAAATTTAAAACAAACTTCTATAGGAGGTAAGGTCATGCAGACATCTACCGAGACGGTCATATACAACAGGGCAGGACAGAGGGTGGTTTCACCTGACTACCTTCTTTTTGAAGCTCCAAGGACGAAGCATTTCATGACAGGCTCAGAGGCAGTAAAGGAGGCGGTAAAGAGGGCTTCAGTAGACGCCTCTGTGTCCTACCCAATAACACCCCAGTCTGAGGCGGCGCACCTCATCGGTGAGCTTTGGGTTGAGGGCTATGTGGGTGTATACTTTAGAGGCGAATCTGAGTTTGGCGTTATGTCAGAAATAGCGGGATGCGCCATGGCGGGTGCAAGGACAATAACCACTACCTCTGGACCTGGAACTCTTAGGGCTTTTGAAAACTTCCCCATGTGGGCGGGGACAAGAATACCCGTCCAGCTTGTCCTTATGGCAAGAGGTGTAAACTCTCCCCTTTCTATACAACCTGACAACCTTGAGGTGGGTTTCCTGCTTGATACTGGTTGTATGATATGGTATGCGGAAAACGCACAAGACCTTTTTGATATGATACTGGCAGGCTTTGTGGTAGCAGAACAGCCAGATGTGCATGTCCCAGTTATAACTGTGGTGGACGGCTTTTTTGTTTCTCATACACGTGAAGCAGTTATGCTCCCACCAGATGATATAGCCCTTCCACCCTACAATCCTTACAAAGCACCCATGCCTGTTATAGACGCAGAAGTGCCACCAGGAAGATTTCTCAGAGACCCATTTGTGATGAAGTCCAACTACATCTCCTATGCAACCCATGCCAGCTGGCAGTGGGAAGTGAGGTCCGCCATTGAAAGGTCAAGACCCTACGCAAAGCACTATCTCAGAGGTCTCGTAGAGGAGTTTGGAGACCCCTCCGCAGAGCTTGTCTTTGTAGCTTGTGGCACTGCGGCTGCTCAATCAAAGGAGGCGGTCAGACTTCTTGAAGAAGAGGGCATAAAGGCAAGGGTTATCAAGCTAAAAACCATAAGACCTTTCCCCATAGAAGAGTTAAGGCAGGCAGTAAAGGGTGCTAAATAC from Hydrogenobacter sp. T-8 includes these protein-coding regions:
- a CDS encoding efflux RND transporter permease subunit, which produces MYGFAGRLANYFIDSKLTPIIILVSLALGLFAVITTPKDEEPQIVVPMIDIMISYPGATPEEVERRVVAPLEKKLWELKDIEYIYSASMEGMAVVTARFYVGTNPVKALVDLNTKMMSAMDLAPPGVILPPLIKPKSIDDVPILTLTLWGKNYDPYDLRRISEALENEIKKVQNVADVFLVGGRPRQVRIVLDPQRMASYGVSPLYVAQVLQSANAQALSGKVVQGGKEYVVRTGEFLRSREDVENIVVGVFNSRPVYMKDIATVVDGPSETKDYVFMGFGPQYREKGIQGVKPGELYPAVTIAVSKRVGTNAVEVAKEVLDLVDHLKGKIIPKDLNVTITRNYGETAKEKADTLIKKLIIATFSVILLIAVALGFKEAIVVGIAVPVTLAIALFLSQVFGFTLNRVTLFALIFAIGILVDDAIVVVENVHRWFELKLAKTPREAIVRATDEVGNPTILATFTVIAALMPMAFVTGLMGPYMRPIPINASVAMFFSLLVAFIITPWASYLLLRKKFDQEHEKHEIDIKETAFWKVYSRLMVPLLTSKVKRYAFYGLTLTLMGLSVGLLLTKVVVVKMLPYDNKSELQIVIDMPEGTTLEKTLEVTKAIGDYISRQSIVTDYQVYVGTASPFNFNGLVRHYYLRQGSNLADIQVNLINKDKRQEQSHDFAKRIRPAVHEIAQKYGVKYVAVVEVPPGPPVLSPIVAEVYGPDLKTQQDFAREVLKVFKESKSVTDEGIYLEDPAPLLRLVVKEDKAKLAGFSRQEIVYTLQALLGGYQAGIIQNTDTEHTPIIVRFDEKYRTLETLKMLQIPTKDGKRVPLSEIVEVKEDTIPTTIYRKNLRRVVYVIGDVAGREEAPFYGILDVRSQIKNLPNPYGEVKELWMSLPLIEDGIYVKWDGEMHITLEVFRDLGLAFGVALFVMYVLILGWFKDFKIPGIIMAPIPLTLVGIIPGHLIMNAFFTATSMIGFIALAGIIVRNSILLVDFAEERIKDGVPPHLAVVEAGVIRTRPILLTAIAVIVGAFVIIFDPIFNGLAISLIFGTIGSTTLTLVLIPVMYYASRVKKMETLPTAEEVQRDILR
- a CDS encoding isoamylase early set domain-containing protein; this encodes MIRKSYQEGKNTCVVSFYVKRDDAQRVEVVGEWNDWKPEPMRRKKDGTFWISKRLKTGRSYRFKYLIDGQYWENELSADQQVPNPFGTTDSLIII
- the trpE gene encoding anthranilate synthase component I, coding for MNLSQEEVNRLSRDYKVIPLYAEFMADTETPLSVYLKLKEGWKYSLLLESAEGGVKWGRYSFVILANTFHYAWKSGIAYLYEGGRVKLFEKRDPLRPIKLLLEDFKAYHDPSLPRFWGGFAGYVGYDIIKCYEPIEDKKPDTLEVFDLFFILSDVVVVHDNLSGSLKVIVPLHADRDISREYERAKGLIEDIKERIFTTCVYPMHFPQRAIDLKEWRSNYTKEEFMSLVKRAKEYVEQGDIVQVVLSQRFSKVFSGEPEGIYRSLRFLNPSPYMYYMDFGDLKVIGSSPEVLVRLEGSRIETRPIAGTRRRGETPEEDLALERELLQDEKERAEHLMLVDLARNDVGRVSKPGSVRVEGFMRVERYSHVMHMVSDVIGELKDGLSAVDVLKALFPAGTVSGAPKVRAMQIIEELEKERRSIYAGAVGYISFEGNMDMAIAIRTAVLLRDQVFLQAGAGIVADSDPEKEWLETVNKAKALMKAVAMAESIHEQR
- a CDS encoding tRNA (guanine(10)-N(2))-dimethyltransferase, encoding MIREGKVLLDIELPEVVSSKMQVFYNPHMRENRDISLLMLLNMPSQDLTVCDPMGASGIRLMRFLLETNKVKKAIYNDISPSAVEFFLNLLRSHNIPEDKVEVYKEDASLLLRKLRNCHYVDIDPFGSPVPFLEGGILPLARYGLLAVSATDTSVLSGTYPETCQRRYGSKPLLSAEFYHEVGLRILIKKVVEEGAKMDYALKPVFSYSYRHYMRAFFIKDIGPKRTNALIRQIGFLLYCDRCLYREGVQVENIRHECPHCKNRLLVAGPLWLGNLWDEELVQRLWETRGMVEISENTNKLLKRIKDESRAQTLGFYTISSICKTFRIGQSPTIERFLEVFEGTRTHFSPEGFRTLLSHEEVLKRAHELLQRT